From Drosophila santomea strain STO CAGO 1482 chromosome 2R, Prin_Dsan_1.1, whole genome shotgun sequence:
GTAAAAACGTCGCGCTGTCTGCGGCAACTAATTAGGTAACGTGCCAGCAGCCAACTagaaacaagaacaacaacaacaccaacaataacagcaacgGGCAGAACCCATGATAAGAGGCAGCACAGTGGGCAGCGCAGCCATCGCGACGCAAATAGCAACATAAATTTCGCACACTTACGTTAACGCagacccacacacacacagacacgctCGCAAGCTCGTTCAAAAATCCAATAAGAAACAAAATTGCCAGGCTGTCTGGCAGCCCAGGTCCGTTGctcttgttcttgttgttgttgctgctgctgctgttattgttgttgtttttgcctctCTTCTGCTTTTATTCCCCCCtctttttttcaaaaataaatttaattttgtagccATTAATTTTCCACTCTAGATACGAGAGACGTCGTTCGTATTATTTCAGCCCCTCCGCTTCAGCCTGGGTCCGCtaattaaataactaaaaaatagAGTTTATAATTGCGCGCATTGTTCATTTCGCAGGCCGGCCAACTTTTCTGCTGTTAATCCGACCAAAATGAGACGAGTTTCCGAGTTAACTCGACCGCAAATCAGTAGTCACTTGAACTTTCGTTCTGGCGGAAAATCACTTCagtgaaataattaaaataaaatggaagCAATTCCTGTACATGAGAAAGTTACTGTTTCGCATTCTGTTGCTTTGGAACAACATTTAATACTgcaacatttaaaataataatttctaataaaataCCCTTTAATTTCTTCAATATTTCTTTAGATACCAACTATAGTCTTTCAGCGCAATAGCGTTTTACTGGGCAAACAGACAAAGAACTCACTCCATAAGTTTGTTGACTTGCGTATTTActcatttcacattttcaaGTTCAATTTCGCGCAATTAGTAaacatttattgttattattattattttcttcgGCTCCGAACCGtttctttatatacatatgtatactgGCATGTTAGTGCTTTTCTCAGTGTGTGTGCATAATAAATTAACGTATTTTTTATCGCTTCAATGATAAACCGTTTTGCTTGATTGGTCTAAGGCAcataaataaagaataaataaagCGCAACAAATtcttgtgttgttgttgttgcgccTTTGTCGTTTTGTTCGTGTTCTTTGATAAGCGCGAGGCGTGTGATATCATATGCCAAATATCCTATCCTAACCATATCTACCTTATTTTGGGTGTGGTGGCCAGCAGTCAGGTGAATGTGGGTGCTCCTCTAAGCTCAGCTGGTCATGAAAAGATCTTCtctaattattttcaataataaaaaaataataaaactcaGTAGCTATTGAAATCAGTTTCACAAACAATATTAGGATAGGGTTTGTATGAAAATATACATTAGTCAGTTGATACAACAAACGGAATGCATACAATATACAACAACCTACAAAGCAATAAATTTGTACCAAAAAGTTTGACAACAAATGTGGAAGCAGTAGAATTCACTTCAGAGAAGCTGAGTAAGCCTACAGTAAAACCAACCAATTGGTGTGGTCCCAAAACTTATGAAGAGCTTTCTAACAATCCAGTTCTACTAAAAAGCCAAGGGAACCTACCAAAGAACCCACAAGTAATGCAAATGAATCAATTGGAGTATAACAATGCACAGTCTATATCTAATAGATACGCAAGGCCGTCCAGTCGCCCTTTAAAATGCGATAAATGGAATCCTGATGAGTTCTTGAATTGCGCTAATATAAATGGCAAGCTTTATAGACTATACAATCTTTTCGAGGACGTTGAAGCTGGTGAAGCATTCAAAAAACAGCCTAAACAAATTAAACGTCTTAATACGGGAACTGCAAAGCCTCTTCAATCGAGGAAGTGCCAAAATCCAAATAGGTTTCAAAGCAAATTACGAAGACAACCAGCTAAGAATGCTGAAGAAGAAATAGCTGATGACTCTGTCGAAGATTTGCACCCTCGACGATGTGAGCCCATTACAAATCGAATAATTTCCGAGGAAGCCGATCTTAATAATCAACAGCATGAACTGAAAACTGAGAAACCTCTACGACCGCGAGGAAGACCCAAAAAGAATGCGAACTCTACCCTTATTAATCCTGACTATGCCAAGAAAAATGATATGGAAATGGGGGAGGAACAGGAGAGTCCCAAAACGATGTCAAAGAAAGTAAGTCCTAGGAGAAAGGTGGATTACTTGGAGGACATGGGGCTGGGTGCTGCTTTTCggaagcaacagcaaaagcagcagctcCTAAGTAGTCGCCGTAGTTTGGGTGTAGCTGGACCAAGACGATCCCCAAAGGAATCGAAGAACTGCAGTGCTGGTTCATCGGTAGTGCACGGGAAAAAATTACATGAGCCACCCGTAGTATTACGACGAAGTGCACGGATTCAGGCAGCAAAACTTAGGAAGGAGCAGTCATTGGAACAAAACTTGCAGAAGGATCAGGAGAAACCCAATTCTGGAATGGTAGTGGATTGGAAGAAATTAGATAAGCCAGAACGGGTCCCAGAACCACCCATCGTATTACGACGAAGTGCCCGGATTCAAGCAGCCAAACTCAAGAAGGAGGCCTTGGAAGCCAGCTTGAGAAACCAGAATCAGATTCAGAATCAGGAGAAGCCCAGTTCCAGAAAGGTATCGAAACCTAGAATCACTCGACATGAAGTGTGTCGTTCATGTCCTAATTGCAACTCTAATACCTTTCTTAGGCCGCGTTCGATCACGTACTTTGAGTGCGCCGATATAAATGGAAAGCTTTATAAACTCAATGACATTTGGGAAGATGTGAAGCTTGGTGCTGCTTTTCGGAGGAAACAGAAGAAGGCGCAGCACCAGCAACGGAGAACTCTTCGCGCTCGGTGAGGATCTTAAACTAAAGGCAATTGATATACATATTTGGTCcgtaaaatattataatacaAAATTTTCGTTAGCAAAAGGCACTCATCTTTTATATTTAGTTGTATCCATATTGGTTATTGCACTGTACATTTATAATATGAAATCATAAGTATATGAAgagttttttttaatgatttttccGCTACGTTGCCCCTTTTTGGTTGGCGCTAATCTTATCCTGCACCAGCAGATTTCCCAGAAAAGCCCGTACGATGTGTTCGGCGGTGACGATATCACCTGAGAACGAGTGACAGACTTGCACTGTTTTCACACAAACAGTCAGGCTTCCGAAATGCGCGCTTATCAGCCAGATGATAAACAAATCGCTCCTGATACCGTGCTTTTTTACGCTTTACGGTGTTTGTCAAACTCGAAAGGCCTCGTCCGACTAGCAAAGTACACGTTGGTATCGCCACTTGGCGGTGTGGCGTTGCAAAGACTGACGTCCAAAAGCTGGATCTCTCACCTTGAACCAAAACGACGACTTGTAAGCCCCGCGACTTAAGCTGCTGCGTATATTCGagtatccgtatctgtatctgtatctatatatgCATCTGTGCGTCAGATAAAAGCCGAAAAGCCGCAGGAGGAGAGACTCAAGCAGCGCGTTCAAAATTAATCTGCGGCGGCAATAATTTCCGATTTTTTGTGCTCTCATGAAAATCCCAAGCATGTCAAATTGTATTCCATTCAAGATgcaaaataaagcaaaacaaaaaaaataagtggAAAATAAAGCGGGcgagaaagaaagaaaaatgcTCACATTGAGCCGACTGTCAAGGGATCTTAACGCAGCGAgggaaaaaagtaaaaaacgATCCTGCTTAAGAAGTCTTGCACATAACGAATGTTGGCATGGCACAAGAAATCGACTTTCTGATGACCTGTACGTAACTTACTCACAGATACTTTAAGATCCTAAGCTTGATGCTTATGTGCTCAGTAGCTCAGCTAGCTTAAGCttacttacatatatataaataatattaagatAAAGATATCGGATACCCTCGTTCGTACTCTTCAAGTACCTGGTATGagatttaaaaaacaaaataatgaaaaaaacgCAGAGCTTTGGAGCTGTCAGTCGTTGTGGTTCCAGAACGCGGCCCACGAAATACAAAAGGCCAGCGGCTTCGGATCGGGCCAAGTGAGAAAAGCAAGCGCGACACCAACACCAAAAACCGGCTGTGGGAAGAATAtaacccccccccccccccaccccccacaCCTAGTATTACCCCTCTCGCTCTGGCTGTGGCCTGCCGCCTTCGGCCATCTCGCTTGCACACTCTCCTGCAGTGGGGCCGCCATTGGGAATTGAATTGGATTTGCAGTCAACGTTGAAATTTCAGTTTGGGCTGCCTTCTCGAAGGTgtgaagaaaaaataaaaacacaaaaggcaataacaacagcaacaacaacaaaagcggccCAGGCACAGGCACGAAATTCTGAAAAACTCCGGGAacccaaaaagccaaaacgaaATCAACTCGAGATCTGCAGGGAGCTACGGAGCAGAACAACTGAGAAcggaacagaacagaacagaacagaactgGATTGGGCCTCGTTTTCCAAAGACGGAGCAAgagctgcaacaacaacagcaacaacaacaactgagGCGGGCTGAAAGAGGAAGGGATTCTGGGATTTCACTTGCATTGTTACTGGATATGATCGGTCAAAGatacttatacatatatatacaaatatatttatacatgtGTAGGGTATATGCGAATGTGTGCGTGTTAGAACGGAGCATCTGTTTCTCGCAAAGAAGGGTCTTTTGATTGGGATTCGCTTCGGGTTTTTCCTCTCAATTCATTCGAGCGGATTGTGTTGGCCTCTTTTGGACTTTCTGCCACTTTGGGAATTGGAAATTCTGAGtgtatttatgtgtgtgtgtgggaaagGTGAAAAGTACTTGGGCTAAATAATAATAGGATAATAGACCATGAGCTTGACTCTATGGGAATGTCCTTTAATGTCCCTGCTATTGttcctttttaaaatatgaatGTAGCGAAGAATAAAAAACTATTCAGGGGTGCAGTTTGTTTTCTATGAGTGAGAGGTACTGAATATGTGTGACACAAAGAATACGATTTGCTTGAAAGAAGTAAATGAATTAtagaattttatttcttttacaTCTCCTACGATGCTATAGATAAGATGTGAACTtgtttaaatgtatatatccCCCTAACGATCGTATCTTTGGGATCTTCTCAATGGCCTTCCTTCAAAACAAAACTGGGTTCCATTTGCATATGATCGAAAAACCCTTTTCCCAAAATTGACTTTGACATGTTTGCTGCATGTtacaattttcttcttctctGGAAAGTGATCCAAGTCAGAAACCGAGCACATATCCCTAATTCAAAGTTACAGCTGTGCatgttgcacacacacaaccgcACAGACAAGCAGATAGTGCCAGCATAGATCGGAGCAATGACAAAGATACCCCTCCCCCCAAACCCCGCACGTAGCCACAAGACATACGTACGTACACATAATTCCGAGCAGCAGAACTATTCAACTTCGAACCGAATCTGATTTCTGAAACTGATTGTGTGTATGCGTTGCcatcgttgttgttgttgcagttgttgctgttgttgctgtagcCCTTTCTGTGGTGTTTGGGACGTCAGTTAAACGAAAGCCGACAAGAAGGTAGACCCACGAGGAATCCTCCGCACGCCACACTATAtgtacactgagaaaaatgtGCACGAGTGCCAGCGCAGTGCATAATTGCAGATCTTTATTAgtggaaatatatattatttctcCAACTAAAATCATAATTTCTGTTTTCAAGCGCACTTCACATGCCAAATTTCATAtcataaaaactaattttccAACATATTCCTTGCTTTATAACTCAAAGATAAGAAAACATAATACTAAGAtgctatttcttttttttggcataaagATTGTTAAAGCATTAAGAAAGTTCCCATTGCTCCTTCTATACCAATCTTCATATCGAACTAAGTAAAAATCAGTTACCAACTCGATAGGTGTGCTTTTCTCTCTGTACGCCATGGTGCATGCCCCACACTCCTGCCACACACTTTAAGCCGCCTGCTTGAACGTCGGcttaaattggtttttattgttgttgcacATGATGTCCATTGTTGGTGGTGTTGGCCCTCGTAGCTTCGTTTTGACCATATTTCGTGTCAGTGCTCCGCTTGCCGTTTTACCTTTCTTTGAAGTCGCATTTAATTCTTTGAGTTTCTTATtctgtttagtttttttttgttcatttttcattttttgtttcgtttatttcttatttttttttcatgcCAGACCTTTGAGGAGtgaagacgacgacgacaacgaagACGACGTTGGGTTGTCTGGTCGAGGTGTGAAGAAAAGAATTTTTCTGCGCAATAATCTTGATGCCTTTTTAAGATTTGTAGCTGCCGTGGAGCTGGGCTCCTCTCCTTTTCTGAGGAGACTGGGAGATTGGGGGGAATACGTTATTCTGCCtgggtttcttttttggtGTGCTCTGGCCGCGATTCGTTTCAGTTGAAAAATGGCTTGGGTTTAAGGAAATTTACGCCATAAAATGCTGAAATAATTGGATACACTCTTGCAGCCCCGGCATCTCCGATCTTGCACCACACTTCCAGTGCATTTCAAATTGCTAATGATGAGGAGCTGGTGCACCGGCCGGTGCACGGAAAGCTGCAGCTTTGGCCATAGCTTCCACCACCACCGACTCGACTTCATCATTGGGAGATGCTTTCGTGAGACAAGCGACATGCCATGGTCAAGTCTTTGGCCAGTTCCCCAGGGCCAGCCGAACACTACCAAACACCAGCCAGCCCATCCAgacccaacccaacccatgCAGatccagagccagagccagagccagagccaaagCCAATCCAGGAACTCCATCCAGTACGTGCGACCCAGCGGAgcattaaatgcatttatttatgagaCCACCTGATGTAATCTACGGCTGAAATTGCACAGCTCATATGCATATGCTCATATGATGCGAAGGTGATACTGAATTTAGCTAGAATTCACACCTCGCTTTGCCCAGGCGCTTtcataataatatattatgcTCAGGTACTGGATCTAAGCTATGTACTTGCTAGTTGTGAGCTGTAAAAAAGCGCTGCAATGCAATAAATCTTCAGGGAAGTTTTGCACAAGCTGCCAGATTCTTAGAATATCCCAAAAATTGGTTTACGTTTATCTATGTATTTCATgcttgcttttatttattaaaacatcTGAACATTTAGCCTAGCCTCTAGTTTCTCTATTAAGTACATTATGCAAAGTATAAAAGACCAATCTCAAGAACCATTAGTGCAAAAACGAGGGGAACCGCCTTATGACCAAATAATCTCGATATTTCCCTGTTCCAGGGGCCATGGAACTCAAAACCCAAAGAGTTGGGCAAATTCCTGCTGCTTGGACGCGCTTATCGGGCCAAGTAAAATcttacaaatacaaattgcatCGACGCCTGGTGTCCGATGGGGCTTTTGTGTACCTAATCGCTTTGCCTCCCCATCTCGCCCGCTCCTCCAGCAGATTTTAGACGGCCCTTGTAACAGAAAGAGCAGTCAGATGCAACAACACGAACTAGTTGCACTAATCATAAAATCCCCCATCAATgctaaaatgtataaatgcaaaaatggaAACGGCACGAACAGCCATCTGAGGAGCTCACGAATGTGGGCACAGAAACAGAACCTCATAACTAAATTGCATTAAGTGTAATTATAACTAATTAGAAAACGGAAAAAAGCAgaatctatatatgtatataaaaaaaaaaaaaagaattcaatAGCCAGCCAACTGGGCGTAGAATAACTGGCACAGCGCTAAAACAATAAAGTAGAATGAGTAAaacattattgtttttttttagaaattgaCGCTGGCTGGAAAGGTATTAGAAGCAGTGGAAATGATTATTCCACGATTAGTTCCAGCGAAAAACCAACGTACACGAATGCGAATGCCATTAAAATCAATCTCCGAACTGTTTGTGCTATTGAGGAAATGTCAGTTGATTCAGCATGAGAATAGCTTGTGGAtaataacgaaataaaaacgTTGGGCATATCCGCCAgatacaaattatattattttttcgcaGAATCGTAAAACGTTTCTATAGTTAtctaatatgtatatttatgtatatttaaagcCCAAGAAACTTAGGTAACTCTAATTGAACCCTTTGGACTGGAAGTGGACAAAGATCACTGCGTCGTTTCCCCAACGTGTTCTTGATCAATTTTACAATGTTTCTCTTGCTTTCAAATTGATTGATGGAATTTAGCTGCCCGCTTCCTCTTCTTTTCCAGTCTTAAATTATCCGTGCTCTTTTGTTGCGATCTCTGTGGCTTTTTGGGCGCGTGTTCTAGGCTGCCAGCCATTTACTATTCAACATATTCAACATTTACCTCCGACTCCAATCTGCGCCACAAATCTGAATGTGAGATACCACAGATTAGCGATCGAGGGAGCACGCGGGGGTGCACAATGAACTCGAGCGCGGGCTTCGGGGGCTCCAGcgaaataaatcatttaatataGCACGCCATTTATCATCTAACATGGTACCAGAGAGCCGGTATATCATTCATCTTTTGCATAGAACCCGCTGGGTGCCTCGGGAGTTCAGAATAGAACTACAGATACACGATACACAGGCGAAACTGTGTGACCTCAACGTTTTCTGGAAACTATTTCTGGAGCTGCAGGAATACTGAAAACAGTGGACTAGACTCTGTGCAAGTGCTCTTTCATTCTGGACAATAACTTGTAGAATGGGTAAGATGAAGATTATCATATATAGAAAACTTAACTATATGGTGTGTATATTCTGTGCTAATGGCTTAACTTActacatatacataagtaATAAACCAATTTAAGATGCACTGCAACCATTAAAAGCAGCTATATTACAGAATTATACCCATTATAACAGAGACCAGCAGAGTGAACGTTCAATTCGGCGAAACTCAATTGGTAACTTAATTAGGCGGCGGAATGCGGCATTTACTCACCTATTCAAAGTGACGGCGAACgctggtgggcggtgggcggggGATGTGGGCGTTTGTGTAAACAAGCGAGCGCAAGCGAGATGGTGACGGTGACGGCGACAGAGAGAGGGGTAGAGCAAGCGAGAGAGACAGAACAGAGCCCTAATGTCTGCGGCGGCAAACTATTACGTACGTCGCATATACACACATTTGCGCTGATGTGCGAAGGAAATGTACAAATGTTTGGCTGTCTGTTTTGTTTGTCTATCTCTTGCGTCGATGATGTTGATGTTAATGTtgttgatgatgataatgatgatgattcCCGATTCTGATTCCTATTCCGagtccaaatccaaatccgaatcccGCTTGTTGTTTATTCGTCACTTTAACACGTTCGATTCTAAACGGCGACGTCACTGCGCGCACGCACACTGGCAcagcttatttttatttgccgccCATGTATTGGTGTATTTTTCCTCAATTGCGGTGGCGGcaagctcacacacacacacgtgcacGCACACCCGCGCACTCATtgacaagaacaacaacagtgAACGTAATGCGTGATTTTTGATGTCGTAGAGAGGGGGCGGAGGGCTTATTTGTTGCTACTTTGTTTGCTGCCTCTCTCAATTTTGTTCTAAAACCGCGATTTGTTCACTTATCAGGCGCATTAAACAAAGGCTCGCTGCCGTTTTAGTCGTTACCACAAGCATAtgtatgttgttttttttacgttttttgtTATTGCCGTGATTTTATGTTCACACACGCTATCTCTGTCGCTCGCACGCAAGAACTTCTGTGGATTTGACCTGAGCACTTTGCAATTGGCACACGGAAACCGATTCGTATTGGCTGTGCGGCGGTGCACGCTTTGATCATTTACCAAAGTTATTTACCCCGATcttgttttcaattaattgaTTGCAGCAACGACGCGCACGAATGAACTGCTTGCCGTGAAAATTGAAC
This genomic window contains:
- the LOC120446971 gene encoding uncharacterized protein LOC120446971 isoform X3, with the protein product MQMNQLEYNNAQSISNRYARPSSRPLKCDKWNPDEFLNCANINGKLYRLYNLFEDVEAGEAFKKQPKQIKRLNTGTAKPLQSRKCQNPNRFQSKLRRQPAKNAEEEIADDSVEDLHPRRCEPITNRIISEEADLNNQQHELKTEKPLRPRGRPKKNANSTLINPDYAKKNDMEMGEEQESPKTMSKKVSPRRKVDYLEDMGLGAAFRKQQQKQQLLSSRRSLGVAGPRRSPKESKNCSAGSSVVHGKKLHEPPVVLRRSARIQAAKLRKEQSLEQNLQKDQEKPNSGMVVDWKKLDKPERVPEPPIVLRRSARIQAAKLKKEALEASLRNQNQIQNQEKPSSRKVSKPRITRHEVCRSCPNCNSNTFLRPRSITYFECADINGKLYKLNDIWEDVKLGAAFRRKQKKAQHQQRRTLRAR
- the LOC120446971 gene encoding uncharacterized protein LOC120446971 isoform X1, yielding MHTIYNNLQSNKFVPKSLTTNVEAVEFTSEKLILLKSQGNLPKNPQVMQMNQLEYNNAQSISNRYARPSSRPLKCDKWNPDEFLNCANINGKLYRLYNLFEDVEAGEAFKKQPKQIKRLNTGTAKPLQSRKCQNPNRFQSKLRRQPAKNAEEEIADDSVEDLHPRRCEPITNRIISEEADLNNQQHELKTEKPLRPRGRPKKNANSTLINPDYAKKNDMEMGEEQESPKTMSKKVSPRRKVDYLEDMGLGAAFRKQQQKQQLLSSRRSLGVAGPRRSPKESKNCSAGSSVVHGKKLHEPPVVLRRSARIQAAKLRKEQSLEQNLQKDQEKPNSGMVVDWKKLDKPERVPEPPIVLRRSARIQAAKLKKEALEASLRNQNQIQNQEKPSSRKVSKPRITRHEVCRSCPNCNSNTFLRPRSITYFECADINGKLYKLNDIWEDVKLGAAFRRKQKKAQHQQRRTLRAR
- the LOC120446971 gene encoding uncharacterized protein LOC120446971 isoform X2, translated to MHTIYNNLQSNKFVPKSLTTNVEAVEFTSEKLSKPTVKPTNWCGPKTYEELSNNPVLLKSQGNLPKNPQVMQMNQLEYNNAQSISNRYARPSSRPLKCDKWNPDEFLNCANINGKLYRLYNLFEDVEAGEAFKKQPKQIKRLNTGTAKPLQSRKCQNPNRFQSKLRRQPAKNAEEEIADDSVEDLHPRRCEPITNRIISEEADLNNQQHELKTEKPLRPRGRPKKNANSTLINPDYAKKNDMEMGEEQESPKTMSKKVSPRRKVDYLEDMGLGAAFRKQQQKQQLLSSRRSLGVAGPRRSPKESKNCSAGSSVVHGKKLHEPPVVLRRSARIQAAKLRKEQSLEQNLQKDQEKPNSGMVVDWKKLDKPERVPEPPIVLRRSARIQAAKLKKEALEASLRNQNQIQNQEKPSSRKAAFDHVL